Proteins from a genomic interval of Scomber japonicus isolate fScoJap1 chromosome 10, fScoJap1.pri, whole genome shotgun sequence:
- the LOC128367108 gene encoding NIPA-like protein 2 gives MANLSSLQAALINTQAHRAEILENPLRTYLVGIIISICGNVLISISLNIQKYAHVRQSQRGSKPYYTSVLWWCGVVLMGIGELGNFAAYGFAPASLIAPLGCVSVIASAVISVVFLKETVRASDIVGGTLAITGTYLLVTFAPHTSTHITAHLVQYNAISWHFLLYLVIEVVIFCILLYLYKRRNVKHIVIVMLLVALLASLTVISVKAVSGMITESIKGQLQLIYPIFYVMLVVMVASCAFQIKFLNQAMKMFDATEVVPINFVFFTASAIVAGIVFYQEFEGLALLNIFMFLFGCLLSFLGVFLIARNRPKIKQQDRNFIPMDKIPGRSHTDKVQPEAKTLTYGSLAAKLMCNRAGQTDDS, from the exons ACCTATCTTGTGGGAATCATCATCTCTATATGTGGGAATGTCCTCATCAGCATTTCACTTAACATACAG AAATATGCCCACGTCCGTCAGTCTCAGCGTGGCTCCAAGCCTTACTACACCTCTGTGCTgtggtggtgtggtgtggtTCTCATGGGTATCGGGGAACTGGGGAACTTTGCTGCCTACGGCTTTGCCCCAGCATCACTCATAGCCCCGCTGGGCTGTGTGTCTGTCATAG CCAGCGCTGTCATATCTGTGGTTTTCCTCAAGGAGACGGTCCGAGCCTCTGACATTGTTG gtGGAACTCTGGCAATAACAGGAACGTACCTCCTGGTGACCTTTGCCCCCCACACTTCTACACACATCACTGCCCATCTGGTCCAGTACAATGCCATCAGCTGGCACTTCCTGCTTTACTTA GTTATAGAGGTGGTCATCTTTTGCATCCTGCTTTATCTGTACAAGAGGAGGAATGTGAAGCACATCGTCATCGTGATGCTGCTGGTAGCCCTGCTCG CCTCTCTAACAGTCATCTCAGTCAAAGCTGTGTCAGGGATGATCACAGAGTCGATAAAAGgccagctgcagctcatctacCCCATCTTCTACGTCATGCTTGTCGTCATGGTTGCCTCCTGTGCCTTCCAGATCAA ATTTCTTAATCAGGCGATGAAAATGTTTGATGCCACAGAGGTGGTTCCTAtcaactttgtgtttttcaccGCTAGTGCCATTGTTGCAG GGATAGTATTTTACCAGGAATTTGAAGGCTTGGCTTTACTGAACATTTTTATGTTCCTTTTTGG CTGTCTTCTGTCGTTCCTTGGAGTTTTCCTCATAGCCCGAAATAGGCCAAAAATAAAGCAACAGGATCGCAATTTTATTCCAATGGATAAGATTCCTG GGAGGAGCCACACAGACAAAGTGCAGCCTGAGGCAAAGACTCTGACATACGGATCACTGGCAGCCAAACTCATGTGCAACAGAGCTGGCCAAACAGACGATTCATAG